In a single window of the Clarias gariepinus isolate MV-2021 ecotype Netherlands chromosome 16, CGAR_prim_01v2, whole genome shotgun sequence genome:
- the ndufa4a gene encoding cytochrome c oxidase subunit NDUFA4L, producing the protein MFGTVSRQLKNHPALIPLFIFIGGGCTMSLTYLARLALRNPDVSWDRTNNPEPWNKLGPNDQYKLFAVNMDYSKLKKDRPDF; encoded by the exons atgttcGGCACAGTCAGCCGTCAGCTCAAAAACCACCCCGCT TTGATCCCCCTGTTCATCTTTATCGGAGGTGGCTGTACGATGTCTCTGACTTACTTGGCTAGACTGGCTCTCCGTAACCCCGACGTCAG CTGGGACAGAACAAACAACCCCGAACCCTGGAACAAACTAGGGCCCAATGACCAGTACAAG CTATTCGCCGTGAACATGGACTACAGCAAGCTGAAGAAGGATCGTCCTGACTTCTAA